gaggaagaaaagcgTCCCCCGGATCCGCGTGCTCTTTCCCCCGTCTCCGCCCCGCCGCCATGATCTCAGGCActggcgagagagagagagagagagagagcatcAAGCGAGCGAGACCAGTGCTCTTCCAGATACAGTGGCAAAGGCCGGGatgaggaagggggggggaggggacgggaggggaggggacgggggctCTGCCGCTTCCTATGCTCTCGAAACCTCTCACGAGTTCTCTAACCTCATccgaagaaagaaaaaagccAACTGGCTTCGCCCAGAAACACCGTCAAGAGACACGCAACTCGCTGTGTACCCCGTCCTGCCCGCATGACCATTCTCCCCCCCGCTCCTCTCCACGTTCCACCGGAAGAAAGGGCCGACCACAGGGCTGACATGTCTCACCCGGCCGCGTCCCTTCGTTGAGGGGGAGGTAGGGGAGGACGGAAGCCGCTTGGATTAAAGAGGCAATTTGCTGTATACGGTCTCACCGGGTGTGGTAAGAGGCGCTTCCCTTCGAAGGATGGTGATCTTGGGGAAGGGGACAGTGTCCGTATAGTCAGTGGCTAATCAAGTCCCCCCGTCAAGACTTCAGCTGTCATCGGCCTTCCATCGGGTTTACGTCCACGGCCAAAGGGTTCTTGTGTCCCCCGGAACATAGACTTGTTCACATCTGCGCCCCGGACATcttggaagaggagggggggagggggggctttgAATCTAGTTCTCGCCCGGCTGGACGGACTCTAGCCAACAAGCTAAACTTCCCTCCCAATTTACAGAGAATCCCTAGCGATGTGTAGAAAAaaaaacgaaaaaaaaaacgcGGGTCTTcaggaggcggcgcgggcgtcCTGGGCAGACGTTACAATGACGCCCGCCCGCTCGTCGTGGTCACCGGATCCGgcgactttttttttttttttttttttttttttaacaCGGTAAGTATTCCAGCCACTTCTGCTAAGAAGGGACATACATACACATTGCACATCcaccggggaggggggcgcgTCGCGGTGCGTTCCTAATCGCCCGGAATGGGACACATCTCACCTGCCTCTGCTTACCCCATCTTTCTTGACCCGGACGGCAACGTTTCTATATGCGGACCACACACCAGTCTCGGGttgagtgagcgagtgagttGGTTCGTCCGGAGGAGGGTAGGTCATCTAACTTTGTACGTCGTGGGGCCGGGCGAGTCTGTTCGTCAGCCCTCAGGATGTGGTCGGGAGCTGTGATGCTGACAGCGAAAGCGAGCGAGGTCGGCCGGCCGGACAGGGCCTGACTTACTCGGTAATTGGACCTCCTTCGTCTGTAAGAGAATGGCGAGacgtatgtgtgtgtgtgtgtgtgtgtgtttgtacCAGATGGCGGTGCGAGCGAGGGCTGTGCAAAAAAGGTTGATATATGAGCCGTCATCTCAGGTTCGTCTCAGTCTCATCACCACCCTTGGGTTTTCGATTCACTTTCGCCAAGAAAGACGCCAAGGATACCAAATCAAGTGTTTAGATGTCACAAAATGTGTCAAGGTTGTCAAAAAAGGTGACATCAAGATTGTAGGAgcaacttttttttttcattCTTTCGACCCTTGCGTTCAGGGCCTTCCAAAGGAGACTACATTGGTGGCGAAGCAACATGAACTTTGTCTGTGGTGATTTGGTTTGTTTTTTTCTCGTGATCTCATTTCCCGTTTCCGATGATTCCGATCCGACTGTGATCCGCGCAAAAACCGTTTTTGAGACtttgaaaaaaaaaaaagaggaacAAGACGAAGGATGGAGAACCAAAATAAAATGTTTCGCGCCATAAAAGTTGCTTTGAGACTCGGCCCAAGCCCCCTCTCCCGAATGGTAGAAAGCTCTCCTCTTCCCGTTGAcatgaaaaaaaaaatgCGGGATATAAAATCAAATAAGAGGGTTTTTTCTTCGAAAGGGGGGAAGTATGTCCACTCCACCCTCCTCTCGTaaaccatccatccatctgcGTTTGGGTGAGACTGCGTAATTCAATCCGACTTCCGCCTTTCAACTTTCCACCGGACCAGGGTATGTAAACGTAACAAAGAGGCTTCGGACAAGGGTTCTTGGGAGGTATTCTCGTGCCAAAGAGCATTGTGATAAAAGATAAAAAAGAGAATGCAGGTAGAATCAAATACGAAccaagggggaggggagagaggttCTTGTTGTAACCCGGTTTCTCACCACTCACACCACCCCCTCCACACTTATTTTCCCTTTAGTTTCATGTGTGGAAACTGTTTGGTTGGTTGGCggaaaataaaataaaacacGCTTCGTAAGACGACAACTGTTGGTACACGCGCCAGGGGAAATTggcctcttctcttcctcttcattGTCGATTGCCTCTTCAGTTGGGCATGCGCAGGATGGGGTAaagcggcgccgccgggccgGGCTTCGCGTCCACCTCCATGGGCTCGGGAGACTTGAGGCGGCTGGCCTCTGGGGACTTGGCCgcctcttgctgctgctgctgctgctgctgctcggtGGGCTCCTCCGAGTACTCTCTGCGGTCGATGCGGTCGCGGATGTACTCGCGAAGGGCCTCGATGGTGCGCATGTTCTCGAGCCACTGGTCGTACTTCTCCTCGCGCTCGCGGGCGCCCTCGCTCGTGTCGGACTCGGAAGAAGGGGAGCCGATAGACGAGGCGACGGACTCGGCCTTGGGCGTCGTGACGCCCGACGAGTCGTCCATGATGAGCGGTGAGcggggcgacgacggggcggCGCGCTGGAGCATGCCTCCCGAGTAGCGGCGACGCTCGTTGGTGTCGAAGCTGGGGCCGAGGGTCGAGGCGGTGGACTGGCCCGGGAAGACGGAGCTGACGGCGGGCAGGTTGGGGTACATGACGGACGAGGCGGTGGAGGCGTGTCTCGACTGGGGAGACATgcccgaggaagagggacTGGGCGAGTGGCCAGAGGTGTAGGACATGGTGCTCGACGGGGGCGTGACGGCCGGGGTTCCTgtggaggagacggccgTCAGGGGCGAGGCCATGTGGGCGGCGGAGACAGCGTGGTAGGCATCCTGGGACATGGGCAGGCCGGCGTGGGAGCCGCGGTGGGCGGCGCCCGGGGGCGAGGGGCTGTGGCGCAGATCGAACGTGTTCTGGCCGTGGATGTGGATGCCCTGGGTGGCCTGGTTGGCGTTCTCGTAGACGGTGCTCTGCATCTGCTCCAGGATCTGGTCGATCTGGACGAGGTCGTTCTTGGTGCGGGCGTTGGGCATGGGCGGCAGGTAGTACTGCTGGGTAAGGGGCCCGGGGCCCGAAGGGGCGCCTTGgacgtgctgctgctggtggtgctggtgctgctggtggtgctgctgctggacgtgatgctgctggtgatgctgctgctggtggtgaggcggcggcggggcagACATGTAGTCGGAGCCGGGCATGGGGCCGGTgtggaggccgagggcgccgtggagagggaggagagagcgGCCGACCTGCTGGTACGAGGTGGGGTCGACCTGGCGGCGCTTGGCGTGAGCGAAGAAGTCGTCGACCATGTCAAAGGCGCGTTTGCGGTTGTCGTAAGgggcgtggtggtggccgaTGTACTCGGTCCGGGGAGGGTTCAGGGGTTGTTGGTTGAAGTACAGTCCATAGTTGGTAGATGGTTGGGGTGCATAGTAGCTAGCATGCCCAGCCTGGTGTgcgaaggcggccgagttAGTCCGAATGTGGCCATTATGATCATAGTAGCTagaagaagctggaggcAAATTAGCCTCTAGTTGGGAGAAAATAGAGGACATTGGCTACTGGAAAGGAAGAGTAtgtggggggaggaggggaggaggggaggaggggagaaggagtACAAGAGGCGGAGTGCGCAAACGTGAGCTTCTACATACCTTTGCCGGGCTGCGCCCTGTAGCCGTTGAGGCCCTGGTCTTGCGGCGAGCGGACGAGAACCGAATCGTCGGCGTGGGTCTAAGAGAATGCGTGAGTTTGGTGTCTCTTGTCGTGGTTTGAGGGGAGCAGACTTACCTTGACGTGCTTCTTCAGGTCCTGGGGCCGCTTGAACGACTTGCCGCAGAACTCGCACTTGTGAGGCTTGAGCGGGACGTGGACGCGGATGTGCGAGGTGATGTGGTCACGCTTGACGGTGGTGGTCCGGCACGAGTTCCACTGGCATGTCAGGTTGAGGTTGTTGGTGCTCTTGCGGCCTACATGGCGCTCGCAGATGTGCTCCTGGGGGAGAATTAGCCGACCCGTTATGCGCGAGTGTAGGAATGTAGGCCAAGACTTACGTAGAGGGCCTCGGGCGAGACAAATTTGAGGTTGCAGGCGTTCCACTTGCAGATGAGGTTGTCCTCGGCGCTGGTGCTGTTGGCCGACTGCGACGTGTTGCTGGTGGTTGTCGAGGGGGCGGGCGTGCTGCTCTTGGGCGAGTTGCTCGCCGAGCTGTCGTTCTCTTGCTTTGAGGACatgatgtgtgtgtgtgtgtgtgtgtgtgtgtgagtgagtttGAGATTGGCCGGGTCCCGGAATGGTATGGGAACACCGGTGGTGTTATATGAATTTGGAGCGTGTGATATGTGTGTATAAGTGAAGAGTGGGGGTGTAGTCTTCTTCAGTGACGATAGGTGTAGATGATGGAGTGCCGAAAATAGGCGACGAGGGTAAATACTTTGGATAAGTAAGGCAAACGACGGGAACGGGGGGCAGGATGAGGAGGGAGACGGTCATCAATGCTTTTAtgtttttcttcctctctgtTTGTCTGCAGCCGCGAGTCTCGAGAATCGATCAGTCTgatccgggggggggggaggggtgggcTTGATCGATTGGGCTTGTCTCTTTATTCATGAATCACATTTCCTCTCCGCTCTTCCTACCCTCCCAAGAGCCTTGGCATGTCTTGGCGTGGTCTTGGCGACCGGGGGGCTTGTGTGATCCGTAGGCGTGTGATTGGTCAGTTTTGGGGAGGGCTGCCGAGCAGATGTCACGGGTAGCGAGTAGGTACAAGGCAGtgtcggcggccgagacTCTGTGGGCACTGTGAAAGAAAGACACCAAAACGACAAGGAAATATTGGGCTAAATCCCGTGACACAGTGCTCGTCGACTATCATCAATCCCGCGACACACTGTCTTTTTTCCGGTACCTTGCCAGCACCGCAACATCCGGGCGCATACAATGCCAAGACCTTTGGCTGTCTTGGAATGTCTTGGCAAATCTCCAGTCTTGACCTGCTTCTCTCCCTTGGCCGAGACCTTGGCACTCGCCCTTGGCGCCCATTTTGCCTCGTCCTGCGCGCACCCGTTTCCATTTCCCATTTGTTGTCAATTATCCATCATCCATACGAAGTATACGTATACACGCACTCCATACTGAGCCTTGACACTCAATCGGGGAacgcccccccttctcctcaaGCGCGTTTGTCgtctccatccatccgtGGGCTGCCATGAATGAACAGTATCCATTCCCATCCGTCACAGTAGCATCCCGAGATCACTGATTATTTCCATCCTCCGTGTCGTCCGAAGACAAGGCCCGCGACCGTCTCAGATGTGGGCAAGAAGGAACTGTTGTTTCCAGCAGAGTGTAAAAAATGAGCCGATTATTTTTGGGCGATGAGTGTGGGTGACCGGACGGCTCCCAGACCGTTGCGCCTCCCCCCCATTTCCTTTGCCCAGAGAAGACAGGTACCGTTGTACCTGATGTCACAGGACCAAAAGGCCCAAAAGGCAAGCAAACATCCTGTCGTGTATTACTCTACACACACAGCACACGCGGTTCAGAAATGGGACGATGGACATGGACTGAGGACGTGGGAATGCTGGGCAGGGAAAgagcggggggggggggggggggggggagagacgCCCAGAGGGGGACAAGAAGCGACAAGCCTTCCAAGCCTTTTCCTGGGTGCCAAGACCCCCTTTGGGGCCAAGAGTCCGACAAGAAAAGCGAATCAAACACGGgggggagcagcagcagctaGGGGGGGAacacggcggcctcgggcgcTCCGATAAGCGCATACCCCATAACTCCATAAAAGGTGACGGTGACtggtgacgaggaggacaggTAGGAGTGGGACCATTCCCCCCCCCATAAGCCCCCAAGCCTCCAAGACGAACAGATGCAGCCCGCTCGTCATTCCGCGCTGGCACGACTGGGCAATGGTGGGGCCATGTGCTTAACCGatcccccccttttccttaATATGCTTGGGCAGGTGACTGACGGCAAAGTTGCCCAACAGCGAAAAGAAGCTTTCCGCTCctctcttcttggcctctcCGCCGCAGCCAAGACCGCCAAGCCCTTAGCGCCAAGGGCTACGCGCAAGCAAAATTGCCATTTTGCCTGCGGTCGGTGCCCGCATTGTCCGCGCTGCCTCTGCCCCccttgcccccctccctctcttcccctttGCGATGCCGTCCGTCGCCGTCTGTCGTCGCTCCTCTTTGGTCAGCGAGAATTCAAGAAGCCGTCCAAACCGGCTCGTCGCCAGAGTGTTGCGCAACACCGCCTGTTGCGGGCCCACGAAGGGAAGCCGACGTGCCGGCGAACACTGGGATTCGACATGGCCAAGGCCCAATGTTcaggaaaagagggggggaaacatgtttcttgttgttgttgttgttgtatGTGGTGTGAGAGCAAATTGTGCGAATCGAATCGAGAGGAGAAAGCGTGTCCAAGAGTGAACTGGACAGTAGTAGGAAAGACAGTAGGAGACAGTAGGTAGACAAGCAGGCAGTGGACACGCGCAACAGTCGGGGTCCGGGGGTACGTACTGTCAAGGTGCAAATGcacctaggtaggcaagtaggtaggtatttCTCTGTCCATCTCCAGGAtcaggagcaggagcaggcGCGAGGCACGTACCTACGACAGACACACTGCACACTCCATCTCTGGCAGGTCCGTACTCTGCACTCTATACCAATACCTCCTTCCTATCCGTCACTCTGTTCCTTCCCAGCCCTtccctgccctttgctgCCTGTATTCCCTCCACTGTCTTTGCCTGCCTCAGGACTGAGAGGTGCCAGCCATCcatcttctcttctctctcctctcatTTTGCCTCTCGCTGTCGCTTTCttcgcccgcccgcccgcccgcaCCAACACAGCCTTCTTCCCGTCCGAGCCTCTCGTCGATCCAGCGCGCATCCCACCACCCCGTCCATTACCTTAAAACATGGATCCAACGTGCCCGTtcgtacatcgtacactAAAGACTAGGTGTATTCAGGTGGGCGGGTCGGCCTACCTTGGCAGTTCGACCCACGCTGACGGTACGCCGTCCGGCCGGTGTCAGAATCAATCCCTCCCGACTCTCTCGAGTTTGGCGTGAGAGGGTAGTCTCGAGTTCTTCTCTATCCCGAgtcgttctcgtcctcgtcttcgtaGCCGAATCGTCGATTCGTCCACCCTCACGACCACGACGCCAAGCTTCTTCGAacgaaggggggaagggtcCCGAATCCCAATAGAACAATGAGCCGTCTCACAAACAAACCCCTGCCATGGCATCATCTCACAaactcatcaacaacaatCCAGCGGGGGGCGCCAACGGGCACTGTGCGTTTGCTTCTGCTGAGATCCCTCTTCCAGGCTCTCCCAGGACTCGAGACCGGACTCGAGGCGGACGGGTCAATAACACAGGATACGATGTACAACCATCGCCAGCAagcccaccaccacctcctaCCGACCAGCCAAACCTGACCATTTGCCGCTTCATCGCCCAGACGCCCAGCCAAGACAAAGCCTGGGCGGCCTTGGCTGCAGATACCAAGCACTACACCCAGCATGTATCCAGTCGCACCAGTCTTGCCTACCCTGCGGCCGCCGTTCAATGAGGCTGTGCAAGCAATGCCAAGACTTGCGAGGATGTCTGGTTTCGCCTTGGTTcaactctctctctgtctctttcACCGGGATGCTCACAGTCACACTCAATCGGAGTATGAGCAATCAAAACGAGGCCTTTCCATCTAGTCTTGGCGCTCTTGCTCTCGCACACTCGCCGCCACTTGTATTTCATTTGCGCGATTTGTGAGTTTGTTCGGGGGTTGGCCTCCCCTCCAGACTCGACACTTGAGACTGAATTCCCTATCTATCCCCGTCCAGTTTGACTTTGACCCTGACGCCCTCCatccccgcccccccccaaatCCGTCGTTGCTTGTCAAGTTGTCCCGCGCCATCACTGACAAGGTGGCTCAAAAAGAATTAAGGTTCCAGAAGGGAAAGGGATACCCGCACACTTTGTGTAGTCCTGCATAGGGCCCTTAGGATGGGTGGTCTacatcctcctctcccacGGCCTGTCTCATTGGTCGCGTTGTGGGATTCATCACCAACGCACCTTGAGCCACGATCCATGAGCCTGTCACGCCATGGAAATCGTACCAAGCTTTCCGGCAAAGTCTTGGGACCTCAAGACCCGAGCAAAAAAGCCAGCCTTGTgtcccccgccgccgttgacaaAAGCAACACCATCGCTAGTTCACTGCCGGCGTCGCAATGATGCAATCCGTCCACACCTGGCCGCCTTTCCTCGTCTCGCCTCTCGCTCACGCTGAAGCCCACGACGTTTGGTCGTCGCTGTTACGGGCTTTTATCGAACCACCCATCCCGTTCACCCCCCCAGACGATCGCGACTACCCCGGCGGTTTGAGCATACATATGGCCCACCGTCAAGGTCGGGGGCCCAGATGCGGAGGATCGAACGGGGTGGCATGTGGTGCACTGGTGTCAGAGGGACCATATCGGCTACGTATCTCGGTGTTCGGACGCCCCGCCGACTTTGGGAAGGACTCTGCAAGCGGACCAGACAGCTCAAAAGGAGGATCGCCGCATTCCTGGCCCCGGCGGGTTCAAGCCAAGATGCCAACACCACTGCTGCAGAGTGGGCTTTGCTCCATTCTCATAGAACCCACGCGCTCTTGGCTGTCTCCCCCCTCACGAGCTCCAGACTGTCCAAGACCGTCTTGGCTCTGGACCAAGAGGCCCATTGGCATTGGCGCCGCCCCAGCACCATCTGCTGGAGCACTGTGAGCAGTTAGCAGCGAGAGAGCGCGTTGGCGAGAGTGAGCAGGGAATCACGTTGCTCAACCCCTCTTGGAAATCTCTCGGCGTCTTGGCCCCATCAGCCTGGGCGCTCTCCAGTTGGCCTTGGATTACATCAAGTCTCGGCGCCAATGGACTTATTGGCGGAGCCAAGACCACAGCCATCTTTCCCAATTTTatcacccctccctcctttcATTCATATTATCCAAATCCATCGGCAGTGCGATCATGGGCGATGCTCGGGCGCACTGCGGcagggggaaggggggatcGGAATGCTGATGCAATGCTGATGCTTCAGGTACCGACTTACTGGCCGACTGATCTCGAGACGCGATCACAGCACAGCGAGCGCAGTGCAATTTTCCCGGAAACATTCGAGGACGTATTGTAAGCGGACGATATGCAGCCGGAGCTTCTCCTCTCCAAGACGGCTAGGCCTTGCTGATTGGCCTTGGCCCCGTCTTGGCCGGGCGATTGTGACGATGATCAGGACGACGAGACAACCTTGGGGTTCCTGGGATTCTTGAGCACTGAACCGTTCTCTCCGGTATCCGGGCGCCGGTCTGCCGGAGAACAAGAAAGGGGGAGAAGCAATGGAGCCTTGATGTTAACTGGCGATTACCCGTGCCTACCGAGCGAAGACGGCGACTTTATGTCTCTTGGCGTTCTCCTGCCGGAGACGCATCCCCAATGAGCGTTATACGAAAATGAGAGCATTCTGGGTCGCCAAGCCCCTCGCCTTATTAATGTCGCTATGCTTCCACCTCGCGATGCCATTGGTGCTCATTATCGTTCACCTGCAGACAGCGGCTATGATCTTGAGAGTGAGCGAGCCAGCccggcgagctgctgcggTTCGCGTTAGTAGACGATGGCCTCAGGTGCTCGTCGTTGACGGTGACATACATCTCCCGCATGGCCGTGGCGCCAAAGATGCGCGGTTGCTCGAAATAGCTAGGATCCAGGAAGCCTGCTTGCATGTGTCGCGCAGTAAGAGGATGTTGCGTTTCCCAGCGGTTCAGTTCAGTCCAGCCCACTTGGGAGAAAGTAACTGTAacccccttcttcccctgATGGCAAGCTGTTTGTTTCCACTTCCAcctccgcctccccctccgTCTATTTCTGTTTCTGACCACTGCTATCCCATCGAAGCGATGGCCTTGGGCCTCtttccaccccccccccccccccccccatatGAGGATCATGAACCCGGTGGCTCACACCCCATGACACAGACGCCAAGCGTACAGAGTTGCTTCGCTTTTCTCGACCCACGAAGTCGCCGCCAAGGGGGGGGAGTAAACTTCGCAACCGCGCCGCTCGAAATTTCCCTCAATCAGCGAGGTCGAAGTAAGACGCCCAATGGCGAAAAGAGCCGAACAGGATGCAGGCTGGGGGGATCCTTCTCACTATATGCCCCGTGTGTGCTGGCCAGCCGTCTGGATCTATGCTCCCTTTACGCGGAACAACAGATACCCTCTAGTGAGGCCTCCCGTTCTGGTAGTGTCGTTAGGTTGCAATCGGAGACT
The genomic region above belongs to Colletotrichum higginsianum IMI 349063 chromosome 2, whole genome shotgun sequence and contains:
- a CDS encoding Pac protein; the encoded protein is MSSKQENDSSASNSPKSSTPAPSTTTSNTSQSANSTSAEDNLICKWNACNLKFVSPEALYEHICERHVGRKSTNNLNLTCQWNSCRTTTVKRDHITSHIRVHVPLKPHKCEFCGKSFKRPQDLKKHVKTHADDSVLVRSPQDQGLNGYRAQPGKASSSYYDHNGHIRTNSAAFAHQAGHASYYAPQPSTNYGLYFNQQPLNPPRTEYIGHHHAPYDNRKRAFDMVDDFFAHAKRRQVDPTSYQQVGRSLLPLHGALGLHTGPMPGSDYMSAPPPPHHQQQHHQQHHVQQQHHQQHQHHQQQHVQGAPSGPGPLTQQYYLPPMPNARTKNDLVQIDQILEQMQSTVYENANQATQGIHIHGQNTFDLRHSPSPPGAAHRGSHAGLPMSQDAYHAVSAAHMASPLTAVSSTGTPAVTPPSSTMSYTSGHSPSPSSSGMSPQSRHASTASSVMYPNLPAVSSVFPGQSTASTLGPSFDTNERRRYSGGMLQRAAPSSPRSPLIMDDSSGVTTPKAESVASSIGSPSSESDTSEGAREREEKYDQWLENMRTIEALREYIRDRIDRREYSEEPTEQQQQQQQQEAAKSPEASRLKSPEPMEVDAKPGPAAPLYPILRMPN